Proteins encoded by one window of Bactrocera oleae isolate idBacOlea1 chromosome 4, idBacOlea1, whole genome shotgun sequence:
- the LOC106615400 gene encoding small integral membrane protein 12 produces the protein MWPIIMAILRRNAVYITLPIAGVVGLIGYNLENILSDKYTPYNKSILENRAERLAEEELADPTRVDKLRLNVNVLERNLSPSLQPK, from the exons ATGTGGCCTATTATAATGGCAATACTAAGGCGAAATGCGGTCTACATAACACTGCCCATTGCTGGAGTTGTGGGATTAATTGGTTACAACCTGGAAAATATACTATCTGATAAATACACGCCATATAACA AATCCATACTTGAAAATCGAGCTGAACGATTAGCAGAGGAAGAATTAGCTGACCCAACACGAGTGGATAAGCTGCGGCTGAATGTGAATGTTCTAGAAAGAAATTTATCTCCCTCCCTTCAGccaaagtaa
- the APC10 gene encoding anaphase-promoting complex subunit 10 produces the protein MEGNGDEEITNQDPLPLERSGVVREIGNQAVWSLSSCKPGFGVERLRDNIIDTYWQSDGQLPHLVNVQFHRKTRISAVYLYADYKLDESYTPSRISLRTGSNFNDLQELQNQELFEPTGWTAIHVENGKSRPVRIYMLQIAIVANHQNGRDTHLRQIRIHAPVENSKEKFTSITFKKFDNIR, from the exons ATGGAGGGTAATGGCGATGAAGAGATTACCAATCAAGATCCTTTACCACTTGAACGGTCAGGAGTAGTCAGAGAAATCGGCAATCAAGCTGTGTGGAGTTTGTCATCCTGCAAACCAG GGTTTGGCGTTGAACGTCTGCGCGATAATATAATTGACACCTATTGGCAGTCAGATGGCCAACTTCCACATCTTGTCAATGTTCAGTTTCATAGAAAAACTCGTATTAGTGCTGTTTATTTATATGCTGACTACAAACTAGATGAAAGCTACACGCCGTCACGTATTTCTCTGCGAACTGGCTCAAATTTCAACGACTTACAAGAGTTGCAAAATCAAGAACTTTTCGAACCTACAG GATGGACTGCTATACATGTGGAAAATGGTAAATCTCGTcctgtacgtatatatatgttacAAATTGCGATTGTGGCAAATCATCAAAATGGTAGAGATACTCATTTGCGGCAAATACGCATACACGCACCAGTCGAAAATTCGAAAGAGAAATTTACTTCAATCACTTTTAAGAAATTCGATAATATAAGATAA
- the LOC106615398 gene encoding probable trafficking protein particle complex subunit 13 homolog — MSLEQGEHLLALKVMRLTRPTLIGPQVISCENRDLPQQTFRRRMVEHETTTVAGAETLAAGQFMLLPQSFGSIYLGETFASYICVHNCTTYSVEGVTVKADLQSNTTRINLPMNEKQTSTTLSPDQTLDDVIRYEVKEIGTHILVCEVNYITPAGFPQSFRKFFKFQVLKPLDVKTKFYNAEMDEIYLEAQIQNITTGPFCLEKVELDSSEHYTVTPLNTLSNGESVFSSKNMLQPNNSCQFLYCIKPKAEIAKDIKALRQANNVGKLDIVWRSNLGEKGRLQTSQLQRLPFEYKDVRLEVIDAQNIVKIGEPFTFVCRVTNTAERIMDLLAKLEAPLEFGCDYTGAAEFDIGKLAPGEQREFPLTVCPARLGLIKISPLLLTNVLQQEQYIIEKVVDVFVVDTDYHEDEAFQVNKFVRYDNTASSLTEERTLQLQVV; from the exons ATGAGTCTGGAGCAGGGTGAACATTTGCTGGCCTTGAAGg TGATGAGGCTGACAAGGCCTACCCTCATTGGTCCGCAAGTGATTTCCTGCGAAAATCGAGATTTGCCACAACAAACATTTCGACGTCGTATGGTTGAGCATGAGACTACTACAGTTGCGGGGGCGGAAACTTTAGCCGCAGGACAATTTATGTTACTGCCACAGTCGTTTGGTTCTATATACTTgg GTGAAACATTCGCAAGCTACATTTGCGTCCACAATTGTACTACTTACTCTGTGGAGGGTGTTACAGTGAAAGCTGATCTACAGTCTAATACCACACGTATTAATTTACCCATGAATGAAAAGCAAACCAGCACTACACTATCACCTGACCAAACGCTTGACGATGTCATACGATACGAAGTCAAAGAAATAGGaacacatat tttggtGTGTGAAGTGAATTATATCACTCCTGCTGGATTTCCACAATCTTTTCGTAAATTCTTCAAATTTCAAGTACTCAAACCACTTGATGTGAAAACTAAGTTTTACAATGCCGAAATGGATGAAATATATTTGGAagcgcaaatacaaaatattaccaCCGGACCGTTTTGCTTGGAGAAGGTCGAGTTGGACAGTTCGGAACACTACACCGTCACACCACTGAACACCTTATCGAATGGCGAGTCAGTGTTCTCTTCTAAGAATATGTTACAACCAAATAATAGCTGCCAGTTTTTGTATTGCATAAAG ccCAAAGCAGAAATCGCAAAAGACATAAAAGCTTTACGACAAGCAAACAATGTGGGAAAATTAGATATCGTGTGGCGTTCGAATCTCGGCGAAAAGGGACGTTTGCAAACGAGTCAATTACAACGTTTg CCATTCGAATACAAAGATGTGCGACTGGAAGTAATCGATGCGCAAAATATTGTCAAAATAGGCGAACCTTTTACGTTTGTGTGTCGCGTCACAAATACCGCGGAACGCATAATGGATTTGCTGGCGAAATTAGAAGCACCGCTTGAGTTTGGTTGCGATTACACGGGTGCAGCTGAATTCGATATTGGTAAATTGGCGCCAGGCGAACAGCGCGAATTTCCGCTTACAGTTTGTCCAGCACGTCTTGGACTAATCAAAATCAGTCCGTTATTATTAACTAATGTACTGCAGCAGGAGCAGTACATCATCGAAAAGGTGGTAGACGTATTTGTCGTCGACACAGATTATCACGAAGATGAAGCATTCCAGGTAAACAAATTCGTGCGTTACGATAACACCGCGTCGTCGCTAACGGAGGAGCGTACCTTGCAACTCCAAGTTGTCTGA